One window of Triticum dicoccoides isolate Atlit2015 ecotype Zavitan chromosome 5A, WEW_v2.0, whole genome shotgun sequence genomic DNA carries:
- the LOC119301851 gene encoding protein transport protein SEC23-like: MSEFLELEALDGIRMPWNVIPGTKEDAVSCVVPVSAIYTPLKSIPDMPVVPYAPLRCRMCRSILNPFSRVDYNAKIWLCTFCFQRNQFPQHYSSISENNLPPELFPQYTTIEYISTAETGPVMPPVFIFVVDTCIIEEEIGYLKSALAQATELLPDNSLVGFITFGTYVQVHELGFGLLPKSYVFKGTKEVSKEQILEQMCFFAGKQKPTTGVIAGTRDGLSSESISRFLVPASECEFVLNSVIEELQKDPWHIPADQRASRCTGAALSVAASLLGVCVPGSGARIMAFVGGPSTEGPGSIVSKSLTEPIRSHKDLDKDSAPLFDKAVKFYDQIAKQLVHQGHVLDLFACAVDQVGVAEMKVAIEKTGGIVVLAESFGHSVFKDSLLRIFQSADNGLGLSFNGILEINCSKDVKIQGIIGPCSSLEKKSPLSADTVIGQGNTSAWKMCGLDKKTSLCFVYDISRKVGPDTVAQQTGEQLYLQFVTYYQHHEGQMRLRTTTISRQWASGAATVQELIDGFDQEAAAAVVARLVSFKMETEADFDPIRWLDRALIRLCTKFGDYQKETPSSFSLSPRLSIFPQFMFNLRRSQFVQVFNNSPDETAYFRMMLERENVGNAVAMIQPSLISYSFQSGPMPVLLDATAIGPDKILLLDSYFSVVIFHGITIAQWRKAGYQDQEGHEAFAQLLKAPHDESDAIIKERFPVPRLVVCDQYGSQARFLLAKLNPSVAYNSDNPAPGGDVIFTDDVSFEVFMDHLQRLAVQ; the protein is encoded by the exons ATGTCTGAATTTCTTGAGCTTGAGGCTCTGGATGGGATAAGGATGCCATGGAACGTTATTCCAGGCACAAAGGAGGATGCTGTGAGCTGTGTCGTCCCTGTTTCTGCCATCTATACTCCTCTCAAGTCAATTCCTGATATGCCAGTAGTGCCATATGCTCCCCTTCGCTGCCGCATGTGTCGTTCCATCCTCAATCCCTTCTCCAGAGTCGACTATAATGCTAAGATCTGGCTCTGTACATTCTGCTTTCAGCGCAATCAGTTCCCTCAACACTATTCCTCAATCTCAGAAAACAATCTTCCTCCAGAACTCTTCCCTCAGTATACCACTATTGAGTACATATCCACTGCAGAAACAGGTCCTGTAATGCCTCCTGTTTTCATCTTTGTTGTGGATACTTGCATTATCGAGGAAGAAATTGGTTATTTGAAGTCTGCTCTGGCACAGGCTACTGAGCTATTGCCAGATAATTCCCTTGTTGGATTCATTACTTTTGGGACATATGTACAG GTGCATGAATTGGGTTTTGGTTTGTTGCCGAAGTCATATGTGTTCAAGGGAACAAAGGAGGTCAGCAAGGAACAAATATTGGAGCAAATGTGCTTCTTTGCAGGCAAACAAAAGCCCACCACAGGGGTTATAGCTGGAACTAGGGATGGTCTTTCATCAGAGAGCATCTCTAGGTTCCTTGTGCCTGCTTCAGAGTGCGAGTTTGTACTGAACTCA GTTATTGAAGAGCTGCAAAAGGACCCTTGGCATATTCCAGCTGATCAACGTGCATCAAGATGCACTGGAGCTGCATTAAGTGTGGCCGCCAGTCTCTTGGGGGTTTGTGTCCCTGGATCAGGTGCTAGGATCATGGCATTTGTTGGGGGTCCATCTACAGAGGGACCTGGTTCT ATTGTATCCAAATCCTTAACAGAACCAATTCGCTCACACAAAGACCTTGATAAAGACTCGGCTCCACTTTTTGATAAAGCTGTTAAGTTCTATGATCAGATTGCTAAGCAgcttgtgcaccaaggacatgtgcTGGATTTGTTTGCTTGTGCAGTCGACCAG GTTGGTGTTGCTGAAATGAAGGTTGCAATTGAGAAGACTGGGGGAATTGTTGTGCTTGCTGAAAGTTTTGGTCACTCTGTTTTCAAAGACTCGCTTCTTCGCATCTTTCAGTCAGCAGACAACGGCCTTGGATTATCATTCAA TGGTATTCTCGAGATTAACTGCTCAAAAGATGTAAAGATTCAAGGCATTATTGGGCCTTGTTCTTCCCTGGAGAAG AAAAGTCCTCTGTCTGCAGATACTGTTATTGGTCAGGGAAACACCAGCGCCTGGAAGATGTGTGGTCTTGACAAGAAAACATCGCTTTGCTTTGTATATGACATCTCAAGAAAAGTTGGCCCAGATACAGTCGCTCAGCAGACAGGCGAACAGCTCTACCTTCAATTCGTAACCTA TTATCAGCATCATGAGGGCCAGATGAGATTGCGAACTACTACGATCTCCAGACAATGGGCTTCTGGTGCTGCTACTGTGCAG GAGCTGATAGATGGCTTTGATCAAGAAGCCGCAGCCGCAGTTGTGGCACGCTTGGTCTCATTTAAGATGGAAACTGAG GCTGATTTTGATCCAATAAGATGGCTTGACCGTGCTTTGATACGTTTATGTACCAAATTTGGAGACTATCAGAAGGAAACACCCTCATCTTTCAGTTTGTCTCCACGTCTATCAATATTCCCCCAGTTTATGTTTAACTTGAGGCGTTCTCAGTTTGTCCAG GTTTTCAATAATAGCCCCGATGAAACCGCATATTTTAGGATGATGTTGGAGAGGGAGAATGTGGGCAATGCAGTTGCAATGATTCAACCTTCACTTATATCCTACTCCTTCCAATCAGGGCCAATGCCTGTTCTCTTGGATGCAACTGCAATTGGTCCTGACAAGATCCTTTTGTTGGATTCTTATTTTTCTGTCGTCATCTTCCATGGGATAACCATTGCACAATGGCGAAAGGCTGGTTACCAAGATCAAGAAGGCCACGAG GCGTTTGCCCAGTTGTTAAAAGCTCCACATGACGAATCTGATGCCATAATCAAAGAGCGGTTCCCTGTGCCCCGTTTGGTTGTTTGTGATCAATATGGATCTCAG GCTCGATTTTTACTGGCAAAGCTAAATCCATCCGTGGCATATAACTCTGACAACCCTGCTCCCGGAGGAGACGTGATATTCACGGACGACGTGAGCTTCGAGGTGTTCATGGACCATCTCCAGCGGTTAGCGGTCCAATAG
- the LOC119301853 gene encoding probable carboxylesterase 2, with translation MATTIRSGVVAICAACAATRPRRRLPLDRTRRLPQLQRPSLSTTFLPQIRCQGVWRSTVRSASDTSGAPPVTAPGTSDAAAAGDEVLLEAPGSFRVYRSGKIDRLNDPTILPAGVDEATGVTSKDVVLDAGTGLSVRLYLPNKLQDASTKLPVVVYFHGGAFLIGSARDPTYHNYLNALAAAAGVLAVSVDYRLAPEHPLPAAYDDSWAALRWAASAQDGWIADHGDASKLFVAGDSAGANIAHEMLVRDGGPRIEGAVLLHPWFSGNTAIEGEPPAAARVTGLLWSYACRGSAVGGADDPRMNPLASPALERLACARMLVTTGLEDGLAARNRAYYEAVAASGWRGRAAWLELEGEGHVFFLGKLHCDNAKRLMDRVVAFIAKA, from the coding sequence ATGGCCACCACCATCAGGAGCGGAGTCGTCGCCATCTGCGCTGCTTGCGCGGCCACCCGACCTCGCCGGCGGCTACCACTTGATCGAACAAGAAGGTTACCCCAACTCCAACGGCCTTCCTTGTCGACCACATTCTTGCCTCAAATAAGATGCCAGGGCGTGTGGCGATCGACAGTCCGTTCCGCCTCAGACACGAGTGGGGCTCCTCCGGTGACTGCCCCGGGGACATCtgatgccgccgccgccggcgacgaggtGCTGCTAGAGGCGCCGGGGAGCTTCCGCGTCTACAGGAGCGGGAAGATAGACCGCCTCAACGACCCCACCATCCTGCCCGCCGGCGTCGACGAGGCCACCGGCGTCACCTCCAAGGACGTCGTCCTCGACGCGGGCACGGGCCTCTCCGTGCGCCTCTACCTCCCCAACAAGCTCCAGGACGCCTCCACGAAGCTCCCGGTCGTCGTCTACTTCCACGGCGGCGCCTTCCTCATCGGGTCGGCCCGCGACCCCACGTACCACAACTACCTCAACGCGCTCGCCGCCGCGGCCGGCGTCCTCGCGGTGTCCGTCGACTACCGCCTCGCCCCGGAGCACCCGCTCCCCGCCGCCTACGACGACTCCTGGGCCGCGCTCCGGTGGGCTGCCTCGGCGCAGGACGGCTGGATCGCCGACCACGGCGACGCCTCTAAGCTGTTCGTCGCGGGGGACAGCGCCGGCGCCAACATCGCGCACGAGATGCTCGTGAGGGACGGCGGGCCGAGGATCGAGGGCGCGGTACTGCTGCACCCGTGGTTCAGCGGGAACACGGCGATCGAGGGGGAGCCCCCGGCCGCGGCCAGGGTGACCGGGCTCCTCTGGTCCTACGCGTGCCGCGGGTCGGCGGTGGGCGGCGCGGACGACCCGAGGATGAACCCGCTGGCGTCGCCGGCGCTGGAGAGGCTCGCGTGCGCGAGGATGCTGGTGACCACGGGGCTCGAGGACGGGCTGGCCGCGCGCAACCGCGCGTACTACGAGGCCGTGGCCGCGAGCGGGTGGCGCGGGAGGGCGGCTTGGCTGGAGCTGGAGGGGGAGGGCCACGTGTTCTTCCTTGGGAAGCTCCATTGCGACAACGCCAAGCGGCTCATGGACCGCGTCGTCGCGTTCATAGCCAAGGCATGA